The nucleotide window ATCGTTAGACGTCTTTCTTTTATAAAAAATCTGCATATTACATAAATTAACTACTTAAATTTAATGAACCTTCAATAACTTCTATTTTTAGTCTACAATTTTGTATACCCAAAAAACACGAAACAAAATGCCCTTTCTTTTTTCCTATTTATATTTCAGAGAATATAAATCCCATAATTCATCAAACGCAGATATTGTTATATACTCATCGGATTGCAGCTCGATATAGTTCGATAGTTCGTCAAAGTCATCCGAAGTTTTAGGAAAGGCATGATCGAGAAACATACTTTCAGCAAATCGTACCTTTTGGTCAGACCATTCTCCCCCTCTAAACGTTTGAACATAGTGATAAAATGATTTTTTCAATATTATTCCTCCTATTTTAAAAAATTTACAATTAATTATGACAAATGGATGATTTATGTAGTAGAATATTAAAAAATTGATTTTTCAGAAATTAGGTGAATTTTTTGATTAAAAGAAAGAAACAGAAACGTAAAGTACATAAAGATAACAAACTATTTAAGAAACCGAAATCTTCATTTAAATTTCTACATTTAATACGTGGGAGAATTATTTTAAGCTTCACCATTTTAATGGGTATTATTTTAGCCATGCAAATTTTATCCTACCTCAACATTACAAATTTACAAAATAGCCTCCGAGATTTTGCAGACGAAAATTTAAAACAACAAATGTATATTAATAATTTAGCCAACGATATTGCTAAACTGTCAAGCTATGAACAAACTTATATTATTACAGGTGATGAGAAGTATTTACAAGCATTTGACGATACAAAATCCATTATTGATTCCAATATGACGACAATAACAACAACGTTAGAAAACCGAGAAGAAGAGCTAAAAACGCTTGGACTTATCCAGCAATTTTATGCAAATTATTTATCTTATTCTAAATCGACGATTGAAGTACGTCAAAAATATGGCTATGAAAATGCGGCAAAACTATTTATATCAAGTGGGAGTCAAAGTTTCAAG belongs to Solibacillus sp. FSL R7-0682 and includes:
- a CDS encoding YozE family protein, which encodes MKKSFYHYVQTFRGGEWSDQKVRFAESMFLDHAFPKTSDDFDELSNYIELQSDEYITISAFDELWDLYSLKYK